The Micromonas commoda chromosome 1, complete sequence region TACCGAAGATAATATTAGATACCTTGCTTCAttcgaacgaacgaacgaacgaacgaacgaatgaaggtactGTACCTTCGTTCGATGGTAATAAGACTACTGTAAATAAATAATCAACAAATAAATAAATAATGAACCTCGACTTGCATGCTTGATTGGTTGATTTGGTTCGAGAAACGTGATGAGCAGCGAGTGTCACATTTTTCACATTCATCAGCTGTCCAATATCGGTCCAATATCCGAAAGTCGGATCGGCGGGGAAATTTTTATCGATATTGAAACCGTGGGTCGAGCACCACCGTGCAAAGAGCCCCAACCAGCCAGGGATCAAATCGTTTCCGTCGACGACCCGTGACGACCGCCAACGAGCAGCATCATTCTGCATCGCATCGTACTCACTGCGAAGCGAATAAATAGTGTCCGAAATGCAGGTGGGAACTTCTTTGATGATCATCAAAGTCTGGTCTCTTTTCTCTCTCAACGTCTCACGCTAGCGGAAACCCAAGCGCTGCATTTTCTGATGAATCGATCGGGCTGCAACTACACTGCGCAGGCTACACTAGTGTCAATCTGAAGATGAACTCTGTGAGGGCGACGAGAGCTCGGACCATAAATCGCGCTAATCGACTGTCCCCGTGCTCTGTCAAGGTGACTTTCTTTCATCACGTTGCAATAGTGATCTATAGCCGCAAACCCTTTTCCCACTTCTTTTTTTATTTGCACGGAGTTGTTTTTCTAAGGCCGATCAAGCCCAGCCTCATGACTTCATAAATACATTTTTGCCCGATCACAGCCATGCCGTGCATTTCGCGGCGCAATCATTATCAAGCCGGATAAATCAATTCCTAGCCAGCGCGTGCGGGTGGCGGCAAACGCCATGATGTCCATGCCCTCAACCTCAACTGCCTCGGTTGAGGGTTTTGGTGACCACTGCTTCAAAGGAGCTGTTGCAAAGAAGTATCTCTCCAAGTATGGTGAGACCGACAAACTCCTCACGGACGTGTCCTGGCCTAGCCAGCCTGGAAAGGCTGACATCGTTGCCAAAGCGGTTCTGGACTGGGCAGTTGACAATGGGGCATCAGTATACTGCCACTGGTTTCAGCCGATGGCGTCATCTGGTGTTCGCCACGGCCTGTCTGCCCAAGTTCATCAGACAATGTTTGAGTTCGACAAGGACGGCAAACCTTTCTTCAAGTTCACCGGCGAGGCTCTGCTCCAGGGCGAAACCGATGGTTCTTCTTATCCGAACGGTGGCATGCGAGCTACTCACCGTGCTGGTGGATACCTTTCGATTGACCCGCTCTCTCCTATATTCTTAAGAGAAGACACTGTGTTTATACCTGCCGCTTTTGTATCGTATAACGGAGATGCACTTGATGAGAAAACGCCATTGCatcgcgcggtcgaggcTATGTCTAAAGAAGGAACGCGTCTTCTCAAGCTGCTCGGGTACGAGGTCGACGGTCTGATCAACAACATCGGCTTAGAACAGGAAATCTTCCTTGTCCCTCGTCACGCATTCTACCGTCGCCCTGACCTTCAGTTCACCGGTCGTACCATTATGGGAAAGGCTTCCGCCCGCGGCCAGGAAATGAGCGATCATTACATGGCCCCCATTTCCCGCGCAACGACTGCGTTTGATTGCATGCGTCAAATCCAAATGGAATGTTTCAAGGTGGGCATCCCATTGAAGactcgccaccgcgaggtCGCTCCAAATCAATATGAATTTGCTCCGCTTTTCGGGAATGTAATCAATCAAACAGATCAGAACCTGATGGTCATGCAGATCATCGAAGAGGTCGCATCAGAGAACGGCCTCGCTGCACTGCTCCAGGAAAAGCCATTTGCTGGAATCAACGGTTCCGGGAAACATAACAACTGGTCCATCGGCACCACTGATGGCGTAAATCTGCTCAACCCTAAGCAGATAAACGCGGCCTCGAAAAATGCCGAAATTTTTCCCATCATCATGGCCGCAATTGTTTCCGCCATCGACAAGCATGGAGATCTCATGCGGCTTGCTATTGCTTCCCCGGGGAACGATTTCCGCCTTGGAGCAATGGAAGCACCGCCTGCAGTTATTTCAACTTATCTCGGCGATGACATGACAAACTATCTCATGGCTTTCATGGACAGCGGAAATGTTGAAGCCTACGTCCCTTCCAAAAAGAAGCTCGCTTTCGGGGCTAACTCGATTTCAGAAATTGAAGTCCCCGCAGAAGACCGCAACCGCACATCTCCGTTCCCGTATGGCGGGGCACGCTTTGAGTTTCGCGCCGCTGGCTCATCTCAAAATGTGTCTCTCATCAACACCGTTCTCAACACAATTACTGCCGAAGCCTTTGCCATCGTAGCCGACCGCATCGAGGCTGGTGAAACTCCTACGGCCGTTGCACAGGATCTTCTGAAAGCGCACTCAAAGGTCATCTTCAACGGCAACGGATATGATCCTGAATGGCCGGATACGGCTGTTGAGAAGGGAATCTGGCGGATCGACTCTGGCGTGGAGGCTATCAAAAAGTTCACCGATTCCAAAAACACCGAGTTGTTTGAGAAGATGGGAGTCTTTACTCCACGCGAGTGcgaggctcgccgagctATCCTCCTCGATCACTACATTGGCACTGTAGAAATGGAGGCGTTGACAATGGTTGACATGATTAACCAGCACGTGATTCCGTCGTGCAAGAAGGCAGAGCTCGGTTTTGTGAAGAAACTCGAAGATGCTGTGAAAACCCTCACTAAGGCTGTCGATGAAATGCACGCAGCAGCGGACGAAGCCGAGGCTGCTTCCCTTGCGCGCGTGCTTCGCCTGGATACCATGATCAAGATTCGTGAAGTTTGTGATGAAGCTGAGGGGTTATGCCCTCCCTCACTCTGGACTCTTGCAAGCTACTCTGAACTATTATTCCTCGACACCTACCCAGAGGGCGATCTTCTTCTCTAATGGACGCTAATCACGCCAAATTGGGTGTCTTGTTTTGCGTTTTTTCAAATTTTGCATGTTGCTCAAGTTCGCTTCGTAGATTCTTTGAGCACCTCTAAATTATAGCGTGATTTGATTTTTGAAAACGTCAATAATTGCACCCCGAAATCGCGTGCGTTAGCATTGAACTAGTTCAGGAGTAGTGTCATCATATAGGAGACCAAGTGGCAATTCAGTAGAGGTTGGTCAAGTTCGGTATCGATTTTCATCTCGGAGCCAGCTTTTTGCTTGGTAGGCTGAGTTTTTTTCTTCCACATCTATTGAAGCGAACTTCTTCGCAGTAGCTCAAATACTGCAAAGAGACTTTTCTTTATTTTGCCCGCATTTTTCCTTCCTCTGGCGACACTACCCTGCTCTGCTTCTGACTTGAAAAGGGAACTATCCATTGTTTTGGTCGCACCGTTTTTCAAAAGCCTATTACTGAGTAGCATTGAAATAGCTGCCTCTGTCCAGTTGTCCCAACCGTGATCTAGAGAGACGTGGCTAACCGTTGGAATGTGAGATCGGAGAACACGGAGTTGATCCACATCCATATCGAATCGATGTTGAACCAAGTTCATCAATAGTTGAATAGCAGCAGCTAGTCTTTGTCGCACCAACGAAAAACCTTTCTCACGTTTTCTGATGTTTTCGCTGACTGCATCGAAAGAAGGAACGATCAtatcgaggagatcgccgaggTGAGATACTGACACTGGATATTTACTTTTGAGCCAGAAGAGCAACTGTTTTTGGACCGCTCGAAAACTATGAGCATAACTTGATATATTGATGTTATCCATGTCACACTCGAGCTTGGTGGAGTAATACTCTTCAATTATTTCAAATAAATTCTGAAGAGGCAGTGGTTCTTGCAATGAAATCTTTAAAGGTGCGTCCATGCTGGAGCTTGTAGTCTGTAAATCGACATGTGCCCATAGACGATAAATGAACTCAGAAAGGAGCAGCCAAATTGCGTTGAAATCGGACGACTGTATACGAAACCTGCCAGCCGTTTTGCTTGTGACAATTGTGACATTGACGCCATTATGGAACTGAAATCCCAAAGCATTCCCAGTTGTGGTCATCACATCATCCATTTGGGGTATCGGGATCATGTCCTTGAACAGATCCATCAGGCAAGGCAGCGACCGGTTGATCTCTATTGTGATTTTATGTTTAGCGGTCTTCATCGGAAGGGCGACAACACAAAACAGAGACAGAGGTAACTGCACCTCCTGAGTGGATATACTGTTCTCAATTGTGTGCGTACAATAACTTGCCATGATCACGGCAACGTTACTTGCAGGAATAGATGCACGTGATCGTATCCCGCAAGCACGTAAATGAATGCATATGATTTCTGGAGTTCCGCCACGGAGAGATGGAATCACATAGGTGCTGCGAGCAGCTACAACTGGATGTGGCAGAACAATGCTAACGCCGACATCGTCCAAAGTTCCTGATCCAGAGTAGAGTACAGAAACTTGTAATGTCAACACATTAGAGCTTGCGAAGAAACTTTCATAATGAGTTTCCGTTGGCTCGCTTACGTCGTATGCGGTATTTTTTTGGAAGCGGACGCTGATCTCCACTTGTTGAGCGCGGGTGGCAAATGCATCGGAAGATCTTTTAAAGGGGTCGCTACATAACTCCCCGTATTCCTTGTCAATCATCTGATAGCTGACCTCATTTCGCTCATGACCTCGAATTGAGGTATCATGCGGCAATGTACCCAAACAACTAATGCTCAGCACAGCATCCCTACCGAGTGCAATGATATGACCAAAAGTATCCGGAAAGTATGAAACAATCAGATCCACAGGTTTGACCGGAAGCTTTGATGTCCACAATAGTTGTGAGTCCCGGAACACCATTATTGATCCTGTAGAATCAGCCACCACCACGCCGAAATGGCCGATGCTCCCCCCAAGTGAAAGACTGAGTACGCGACAAGCGGTGGGGACAAAGTCAAGTCGCCTCTGCGTCTTGAGTGCGCCGCTTATAGACACAACGAAGATTGACTTTTCAGCGAGCACTATTACGTCGTTACATGGATTGATATCAAAACTCTGCTTGCCTCGAGCAGATTCACGAGTGTCTGCTGAATTGTTCGAAACGGGTAAGATTTGCAAAACTGGCTCGCCAATGCATAGTCTCCAATGTTGCCGCACAACAAATTCTCCTCGTGTTGTGTCAAAACCAGCTTGACAGGAATCCCTAGAGAGCCGTGACGCAACATCAGTAAACTGATAGCACCTGAGCTCAAAGGACGAACTGGCGATTAACAAGACGTCATCTTGTTGAGCGTATGCTAGAGGTCCTGGAAGGAGAACATTCTCGAGGCGAAAAACGAGAGTGAGCACTTCTCCGTCATAAAAACTAAGCTTGCCATCAAATGACTGAACACAGATGCGGTTGGTCGCGGCACCCCCAAACCTACCAATAACCATGTTATATGCTAAAATTAAGGTCACATGTTTTATATTCAGCTTGAATGTAAGACGAGAAAAAAACATCCCGTGGGTGGGAGATGAAATTAGACACAAAAAGTTCACGGGAATGAAACACCAGAAATCTGCCCACCCGTCTCTTTAAATCGGTGTATTTTAAGTGGCAGCAGGTGCAAAAGGTTATCACGCGCAGCCGCTTCGTCAACTTGTAGGGTACAAATGACGAGTTTATGAGGATGTAAAATCACGATTGAGGCCTCGTCACCTCCTTCGCCAAACAACCCAAACTCAATCTGTATCACAGGTAGCTTCAAGTCAGTTTCCAAGATTAAATTATTGACCGCGTGACCTTCACCATGGAGAAGAAAAACACGAAGGATGCCAGAAATGCTTGCCACAAAGATAGTGACGCCTCTCTGATTAAATGCGTCCGGCGGCCCGATGGCCAAACACCCCCCCTTGAAAATTTCCCTAGCGTCGCACGTGGAACACCACAGTTCACGAGCTTTAAATACTGACATCAGAGTTTAAAAACCTTGGTCGTGTCCTTTACGAGCAGATTCTTGCAGTTGAACTGGAAACGTGTGAATTATTTATTTGGCCAGATGAAGATGTATTTGGCATCTGAAACTTATGAGCGCGACGCTGAGGTCGTCAGCTGAGTTTCGAACAGTGAGTGCGGCATTCAGAGACGAAGACAGGTCGACGCGAAACGATCCAATAGAAACGCGCTTCAGCACTACTTTTTAAAAAATTCCCCATCTAACCAGGTCTCCCAGCCAGGTTATTACACCTCGAGAGTGTCCACCATACGAATATTCTTTCAGATTTTCAGAATCTGAGCTCCAGATCAGATTTCGGCACACACCGTGATATACCTTACCTTCGTACTTTAATATGGACAATGTATTTTATGCATCCATACATGAGTCATACATGCATGCATGTATGGAAGAAATAAATAATAAACCTTTAATAAGATTCGTATTTTTTTTGCGATCAAATTGCCTTTC contains the following coding sequences:
- the GLN1 gene encoding glutamine synthetase, catalytic domain protein protein (Glutamine synthetase (GS) [1] is an enzyme that plays an essential role in the metabolism of nitrogen by catalyzing the condensation of glutamate and ammonia to form glutamine: Glutamate + ATP + NH3 ->); its protein translation is MPSTSTASVEGFGDHCFKGAVAKKYLSKYGETDKLLTDVSWPSQPGKADIVAKAVLDWAVDNGASVYCHWFQPMASSGVRHGLSAQVHQTMFEFDKDGKPFFKFTGEALLQGETDGSSYPNGGMRATHRAGGYLSIDPLSPIFLREDTVFIPAAFVSYNGDALDEKTPLHRAVEAMSKEGTRLLKLLGYEVDGLINNIGLEQEIFLVPRHAFYRRPDLQFTGRTIMGKASARGQEMSDHYMAPISRATTAFDCMRQIQMECFKVGIPLKTRHREVAPNQYEFAPLFGNVINQTDQNLMVMQIIEEVASENGLAALLQEKPFAGINGSGKHNNWSIGTTDGVNLLNPKQINAASKNAEIFPIIMAAIVSAIDKHGDLMRLAIASPGNDFRLGAMEAPPAVISTYLGDDMTNYLMAFMDSGNVEAYVPSKKKLAFGANSISEIEVPAEDRNRTSPFPYGGARFEFRAAGSSQNVSLINTVLNTITAEAFAIVADRIEAGETPTAVAQDLLKAHSKVIFNGNGYDPEWPDTAVEKGIWRIDSGVEAIKKFTDSKNTELFEKMGVFTPRECEARRAILLDHYIGTVEMEALTMVDMINQHVIPSCKKAELGFVKKLEDAVKTLTKAVDEMHAAADEAEAASLARVLRLDTMIKIREVCDEAEGLCPPSLWTLASYSELLFLDTYPEGDLLL
- the BBS9 gene encoding bardet-biedl syndrome 9 (Synonym: Parathyroid hormone-responsive B1 gene protein homolog): MSVFKARELWCSTCDAREIFKGGCLAIGPPDAFNQRGVTIFVASISGILRVFLLHGEGHAVNNLILETDLKLPVIQIEFGLFGEGGDEASIVILHPHKLVICTLQVDEAAARDNLLHLLPLKIHRFKETGGQISAYNMVIGRFGGAATNRICVQSFDGKLSFYDGEVLTLVFRLENVLLPGPLAYAQQDDVLLIASSSFELRCYQFTDVASRLSRDSCQAGFDTTRGEFVVRQHWRLCIGEPVLQILPVSNNSADTRESARGKQSFDINPCNDVIVLAEKSIFVVSISGALKTQRRLDFVPTACRVLSLSLGGSIGHFGVVVADSTGSIMVFRDSQLLWTSKLPVKPVDLIVSYFPDTFGHIIALGRDAVLSISCLGTLPHDTSIRGHERNEVSYQMIDKEYGELCSDPFKRSSDAFATRAQQVEISVRFQKNTAYDVSEPTETHYESFFASSNVLTLQVSVLYSGSGTLDDVGVSIVLPHPVVAARSTYVIPSLRGGTPEIICIHLRACGIRSRASIPASNVAVIMASYCTHTIENSISTQEVQLPLSLFCVVALPMKTAKHKITIEINRSLPCLMDLFKDMIPIPQMDDVMTTTGNALGFQFHNGVNVTIVTSKTAGRFRIQSSDFNAIWLLLSEFIYRLWAHVDLQTTSSSMDAPLKISLQEPLPLQNLFEIIEEYYSTKLECDMDNINISSYAHSFRAVQKQLLFWLKSKYPVSVSHLGDLLDMIVPSFDAVSENIRKREKGFSLVRQRLAAAIQLLMNLVQHRFDMDVDQLRVLRSHIPTVSHVSLDHGWDNWTEAAISMLLSNRLLKNGATKTMDSSLFKSEAEQGSVARGRKNAGKIKKSLFAVFELLRRSSLQ